From one Suricata suricatta isolate VVHF042 chromosome 8, meerkat_22Aug2017_6uvM2_HiC, whole genome shotgun sequence genomic stretch:
- the CNPY4 gene encoding protein canopy homolog 4 — MGPVWLGMLLFILAAYSVWVGTSKEEDDDTERLPSKCEVCKLLSLELQEELSRTGRSREVLELGQVLDTGKRKRHVPYSVSETRLEEALENLCERILDYSVHAEHKGSLRYAKGQSQTMATLKGLVQKGVKVDLGIPLELWDEPSVEVTFLKKQCETMLEQFEDVVGDWYFHHQEQPLQHFLCEGHVLPTTETACLKETWTGNEKITDGQEKPEEEEEDQEEEEEAEEGMTNPPGRPKHNPEDL; from the exons ATGGGACCTGTGTGGTTGGGAATgttgcttttcattttggctGCTTACAGCGTTTGGGTTGGAACGTCGAAGGAGGAGGACGATGACACAGAACGCTTGCCCAGCAAATGCGAAG TGTGTAAGCTGCTGAGCCTGGAGCTACAGGAAGAGTTGAGTCGCACTGGCCGATCTCGAGAGGTGCTGGAGCTGGGGCAGGTGCTTGACACAGGCAAGAGGAAGAGACATGTCCCTTACAGTGTTTC AGAGACAAGGCTGGAAGAGGCCTTGGAGAATTTGTGTGAGCGGATCCTGGATTACAGTGTTCATGCTGAGCACAAGGGCTCACTGAGATATGCTAAG GGTCAAAGTCAGACCATGGCAACACTGAAAGGTCTGGTGCAGAAGGGGGTGAAGGTGGATCTGGGGATCCCTCTGGAGCTGTGGGACGAGCCCAGCGTGGAAGTCACATTCCTCAAGAAGCAG TGTGAGACGATGCTGGAGCAGTTTGAAGATGTTGTGGGAGACTGGTACTTCCACCATCAGGAGCAGCCCCTACAGCATTTTCTCTGTGAAGGTCACGTGCTCCCCACGACTGAAACTG CATGTCTAAAGGAAACTTGGACTGGAAACGAAAAGATCACAGATGGGcaagagaagccagaagaggaagaggaagatcaggaggaggaggaggaagcggaGGAAGGGATGACCAACCCACCAGGGCGTCCCAAGCATAACCCAGAAGATCTTTGA
- the MBLAC1 gene encoding metallo-beta-lactamase domain-containing protein 1 — MSGLVRTEPLLWEPPLLVRGDPYSVVVLMQGYSEPEGVGDAVRADGTVTLILPHAWGSASSHRESQPEGGWAKTPLEEAARGPILVDTGGPWARETLLGALARQGVAAGDVTLVVGTHGHSDHIGNLGLFPGAALLVSHDFCLPGGRYLPHGLGEERPLRLGPGLEVWATPGHGGQRDVSVVVAGTALGTVVVAGDVFERNGDEDSWQALSEDPVAQERSRKRVLGTADVVVPGHGAPFRVVREAPPPTN; from the coding sequence ATGAGCGGTCTAGTGCGGACCGAGCCGCTGCTCTGGGAGCCGCCTCTGCTGGTGCGCGGCGACCCCTACTCGGTGGTGGTCCTGATGCAGGGATACTCCGAGCCCGAGGGGGTGGGAGACGCGGTGCGCGCTGACGGCACCGTAACATTGATTCTGCCTCACGCCTGGGGCTCGGCCTCCAGCCACCGAGAGTCCCAGCCTGAGGGCGGCTGGGCGAAGACCCCCCTGGAGGAGGCAGCTCGCGGCCCCATCCTCGTGGACACCGGGGGCCCCTGGGCCCGGGAGACACTCCTGGGGGCCCTGGCGCGGCAGGGCGTGGCCGCCGGAGACGTGACTCTGGTGGTGGGCACCCACGGACACTCGGATCACATCGGGAACCTGGGGCTGTTTCCTGGGGCGGCTCTGCTGGTCTCGCACGACTTCTGCCTCCCCGGGGGCCGCTACCTCCCCCACGGGCTAGGCGAGGAGCGGCCCCTgaggctggggcctgggctcGAGGTGTGGGCCACGCCGGGCCATGGGGGCCAGAGGGACGTGAGCGTGGTCGTGGCGGGCACGGCCTTGGGTACCGTGGTGGTGGCGGGCGATGTGTTTGAACGCAATGGAGACGAAGACTCGTGGCAAGCGCTGAGCGAAGATCCGGTGGCCCAGGAGCGGAGCCGGAAGAGGGTCCTAGGCACAGCGGACGTGGTTGTGCCTGGTCACGGAGCCCCCTTtagggtggtcagggaagcccCTCCGCCAACTAACTGA